The DNA window GCATCCTCATCAGAAGTCATCTCGACGAATCCAAACCCCTTTGAGCGACCTGTCGCGTCCGTGATTATCTTCACCGACAGAACTTCTCCGATTGTTGCAAATACCTCTCTCAGGGAATCTTCATCAGCCTGGTACGGAAAATTCCCTACATAGATTTTTTTTGACATCTTCCTTTCTCCTTTCTCCTTCTTGTAAAGTGCGCGAAGCACACTGTAATTTTATTTCCGCTTCAAAATCATAAGTCATGCA is part of the Nitrospirota bacterium genome and encodes:
- a CDS encoding RNA-binding protein; this encodes MLRALYKKEKGERKMSKKIYVGNFPYQADEDSLREVFATIGEVLSVKIITDATGRSKGFGFVEMTSDEDAEKAITALNGTTLMGRSIVVNEARPQADRGRTGGTGKQRKSFGKRRELGRWR